In Sphingobacterium thalpophilum, a genomic segment contains:
- a CDS encoding YigZ family protein — translation MSLFEDTYRTINAKYEGIFRDKGSKFIAYAFPFKSEDQLKDLILEVKAIHPKARHHCWAYRLTPDRAVFRVNDDGEPSGTAGRPILNVLLSMDVTNVIVIVVRYFGGTLLGVPGLINAYKSATQDALIHAEIIERTVNDHYSITFDYLHMNDIMRIIKEEGVDIEKQEFDNQCYLEFEVRKMQVNRIVDRFSKIEGCQLSYLYTI, via the coding sequence ATGAGTTTATTTGAAGATACTTACCGGACTATCAATGCAAAATACGAGGGAATTTTTAGGGATAAGGGAAGTAAGTTTATTGCTTATGCTTTTCCTTTTAAATCCGAAGATCAATTAAAAGATTTGATCTTGGAAGTGAAAGCGATTCACCCGAAAGCGAGGCATCATTGTTGGGCTTATCGCCTCACACCTGATCGTGCGGTCTTTCGTGTAAACGATGATGGAGAGCCTTCGGGGACTGCAGGACGACCTATTTTAAACGTTCTGCTGTCTATGGATGTCACCAACGTTATCGTCATTGTCGTTCGTTATTTCGGTGGTACTTTGTTGGGGGTTCCAGGCTTGATTAATGCCTACAAATCAGCAACCCAAGATGCTTTGATCCATGCCGAAATTATCGAGCGTACAGTGAATGACCATTATAGTATTACCTTTGATTACCTGCATATGAATGATATTATGCGGATCATAAAGGAAGAGGGCGTGGACATTGAAAAGCAAGAGTTTGATAATCAGTGTTATTTGGAGTTTGAAGTCCGAAAAATGCAAGTCAATCGAATTGTGGATCGGTTTTCCAAAATAGAAGGTTGTCAGTTAAGCTATTTGTATACAATATGA
- a CDS encoding nucleoside phosphorylase, producing MINASELILNADGSIYHLNLLPEDLASTVITVGDPDRVAKVSKHFDRIELKKGKREFITHTGYLGNKRLTVISTGIGTDNIDIVLNELDALANIDFDNRTVKSTLSSLDIVRIGTSGAVQQDVEMGTILASAYGIGLDALMNYYQGSYDGEEQALQVELAEYFSALNLKPYVAKAGASLLDRIAFDLPKGVTLTAPGFYAPQGRTVRSTNTIPNFIDLIKSFQYKDQRFTNLEMETAGIYALANMFGHQALSINAILASRVDGRFSSAPEEVVDKAIQLVLERI from the coding sequence ATGATCAACGCATCGGAATTGATTTTGAACGCAGATGGCAGTATATACCATCTGAATTTGTTGCCGGAAGATCTGGCAAGTACAGTAATTACAGTTGGCGATCCAGACCGTGTAGCGAAAGTATCGAAACACTTTGATCGTATTGAACTCAAAAAAGGGAAACGTGAGTTTATTACGCATACCGGCTATCTGGGAAATAAACGGTTGACAGTAATCTCAACAGGTATAGGTACTGATAATATAGACATTGTGTTGAATGAACTGGATGCGCTGGCAAATATTGATTTTGACAATAGAACGGTAAAGTCGACGCTTAGCTCATTGGATATTGTTCGCATTGGAACCTCTGGAGCGGTACAACAAGATGTTGAGATGGGAACTATTTTGGCCTCTGCGTATGGAATAGGTCTTGATGCATTGATGAACTATTATCAGGGATCTTACGACGGCGAGGAGCAGGCGCTTCAGGTTGAGCTCGCCGAATATTTTTCCGCATTAAACCTAAAACCCTATGTTGCGAAAGCTGGCGCAAGCCTTCTGGATCGAATAGCCTTTGATTTACCGAAGGGAGTCACCTTGACTGCACCCGGATTTTATGCTCCGCAGGGAAGGACTGTTCGCTCAACTAATACGATCCCCAATTTTATAGACTTGATCAAGTCCTTTCAATATAAAGATCAGCGTTTCACCAATCTGGAAATGGAAACAGCGGGTATTTATGCATTGGCTAACATGTTTGGACATCAGGCTTTATCCATTAATGCAATCTTGGCAAGTCGGGTAGATGGTCGGTTTTCTTCCGCACCTGAAGAAGTTGTTGATAAAGCTATACAGCTCGTCTTGGAGCGTATTTAA
- the rodA gene encoding rod shape-determining protein RodA, which produces MNNQKTSFFGKIDWLTITLWLALCLIGLFNIRAAVFNPEMPNFFTLGTNYGKQSLYLVSAIILGVSILIIDAKFFSSASPIFYGITAVLLVIVLVVGRNVGGNQAWIDLGFFRLQPSEFAKLSTCLLLANFLSAQSNKAPTMQTLAMGAGIVLFPVFLVMLQPDTGSALAFFSLIFVFYREGYVNNELLIFGGLCILLFVLSLLVNPWILILILALLIGLVMWNYRKRRKYIINLSILFAACAVFILCVDLVYEHVLQPHQRDRIDIILGKMEDPKGKGYNLNQSKIAIGSGQLLGKGYLQGTQTKYNFVPEQSTDFIFCTVGEEWGFVGSVALLLIYLILLLRIIHIAERQRSAFARIYAYGVASILFFHLFINIGMTIGIVPVIGIPLPFISYGGSSLWSFTILLFIMLKFDSNRKGVV; this is translated from the coding sequence ATGAATAATCAAAAAACAAGTTTTTTTGGAAAGATAGACTGGCTAACCATCACGCTTTGGCTTGCGCTATGCTTAATCGGCTTATTCAATATCCGTGCAGCGGTGTTTAATCCTGAAATGCCCAATTTCTTTACCTTAGGAACCAATTATGGAAAACAGTCTTTATATCTTGTTTCCGCAATTATTCTAGGGGTATCCATTCTCATCATAGACGCGAAATTTTTCAGTTCCGCCTCACCGATATTTTATGGTATAACAGCTGTATTGCTTGTCATCGTGCTCGTGGTAGGGCGAAATGTCGGCGGAAACCAAGCGTGGATTGACCTAGGTTTTTTCCGCTTACAACCTTCTGAGTTTGCCAAACTTTCGACCTGTCTGCTCTTAGCTAACTTTTTGAGCGCTCAGAGCAATAAAGCACCGACCATGCAGACACTGGCCATGGGAGCCGGTATTGTCTTATTTCCTGTATTTTTAGTTATGCTGCAGCCCGATACGGGATCTGCCCTTGCGTTCTTTTCGTTGATTTTTGTATTCTATCGTGAAGGCTATGTAAATAATGAACTGCTTATATTTGGCGGGCTCTGCATTTTACTTTTTGTTCTTTCTTTATTGGTCAATCCTTGGATACTTATCTTGATTTTAGCATTGCTTATTGGCCTTGTCATGTGGAACTACCGCAAGAGAAGAAAATACATTATCAATCTCAGTATACTTTTTGCAGCCTGCGCTGTATTTATTCTCTGTGTGGACCTGGTGTATGAGCATGTGCTACAACCTCATCAACGTGACCGTATTGACATTATCCTGGGTAAAATGGAAGACCCTAAAGGAAAAGGATATAATTTGAATCAGTCGAAGATTGCAATTGGATCAGGACAGCTCCTAGGCAAGGGTTACCTGCAGGGAACGCAAACAAAATACAACTTTGTACCTGAGCAGAGCACGGACTTTATTTTTTGCACCGTTGGAGAAGAGTGGGGATTTGTTGGATCGGTTGCTTTATTACTTATCTATCTCATCCTACTGCTACGTATTATTCATATCGCCGAACGACAGCGTTCAGCCTTCGCCAGGATATATGCATACGGTGTAGCGTCCATCCTCTTTTTTCACTTATTTATCAATATCGGTATGACAATAGGTATTGTTCCGGTTATCGGGATTCCGCTGCCTTTTATCAGTTATGGCGGTTCATCTTTATGGAGTTTCACCATTTTACTATTCATCATGCTTAAATTTGATTCAAATAGAAAAGGAGTTGTCTAA
- the mrdA gene encoding penicillin-binding protein 2: MNSFFARKYVVSGIFIAITLTLVARLFYLQIIDDSYIHSANSNVMRKVIVYPARGVILDRKGKVLVQNEPVYDLMVTPREVKEIDTALFCKLIDIDKEGFIKRMEKARVHSPYRASIFEKQLSVRTWAQYQEYQYQFRGFYVQKRTIRSYPDSIAAQFLGYVSEVNDKDIERSNGFYRSGDYIGRSGVERSYEDLIRGKRGVNNLMVDALNRPKGVFMEGKYDTLAVAGEGLVSSLDKDLQILGENLMKNKLGSIVAIEPATGEILAYVSSPSYNPNMMVGRQSGNNYMKLLKDETKPLFNRPIQASYPPGSVFKVVSALTAQQAGVIDRNTVFFCPHGYSYGGGRGWMGCTHYHGSTTLQRSVAVSCNTYYGFTYAKMIDGRGLSGPKAYDLWRNAVTQFGIGHKLGIDLPGEKPGLLPTSDFYTKRYGNDKWRSSFNISLSIGQGEMGITPLQMANIMAIVANKGFYYRPHLIKGIGAQKIAKKEFTEKVSAGVDERYYPVVIQGMSDAVNTPEGTAWANRIPGIEMCGKTGTAQNPHGENHAVFFAFAPRENPKIAIAVFVENAGYGGTWAGPIASMMVEKYLKDTITAPKYIQDRIYKANFLPAPKKVVDPKTKDVKKTDSVKSKTDTLKSKRQLAALTKPKETIVHHSEIKRRYE; encoded by the coding sequence ATGAACAGTTTTTTTGCGCGTAAGTACGTCGTTTCAGGAATCTTTATTGCCATCACATTGACCTTGGTGGCCCGCTTATTCTATTTACAGATCATAGACGATTCCTATATACATTCCGCAAACAGCAATGTCATGCGCAAGGTCATTGTGTACCCCGCCAGAGGGGTTATTTTGGACCGAAAGGGAAAGGTATTGGTTCAGAACGAACCGGTATATGATCTTATGGTTACTCCGCGTGAGGTGAAAGAAATCGACACCGCTTTGTTTTGCAAATTGATAGACATTGACAAGGAGGGCTTTATCAAACGGATGGAAAAGGCAAGAGTGCACTCGCCTTACCGTGCATCTATTTTTGAAAAACAGCTGTCTGTACGGACATGGGCTCAATATCAGGAATACCAATATCAATTTCGTGGTTTCTATGTTCAAAAAAGAACAATCCGAAGTTACCCCGACAGCATAGCAGCTCAATTTTTAGGATATGTAAGTGAGGTAAATGATAAAGATATTGAACGCTCCAATGGGTTTTATCGTAGTGGTGACTACATTGGTCGCAGTGGAGTAGAACGTTCTTATGAAGACCTTATTCGTGGAAAACGCGGTGTCAACAACTTAATGGTTGATGCGCTGAACCGTCCGAAAGGGGTATTTATGGAAGGGAAATACGACACACTTGCTGTTGCAGGGGAAGGACTGGTTTCCTCGTTGGATAAAGACCTTCAGATTCTTGGGGAGAACCTCATGAAAAATAAATTGGGGTCCATAGTTGCCATTGAGCCTGCAACGGGTGAAATCTTGGCCTATGTCAGTAGCCCGAGTTACAACCCCAACATGATGGTCGGCAGGCAGTCTGGCAATAATTATATGAAATTATTGAAAGACGAAACCAAACCACTTTTTAACCGCCCTATTCAAGCCTCCTACCCTCCAGGCTCTGTATTTAAAGTTGTTTCAGCATTGACTGCGCAGCAGGCTGGTGTTATTGATCGTAATACCGTATTTTTCTGCCCACATGGATACAGCTATGGTGGTGGACGCGGCTGGATGGGCTGTACGCACTATCATGGATCAACCACATTACAGCGCTCTGTAGCCGTATCATGTAATACCTATTATGGTTTTACCTATGCTAAGATGATCGACGGACGTGGGCTTTCGGGACCTAAGGCCTACGATCTATGGCGCAATGCCGTGACACAGTTTGGAATTGGCCATAAACTAGGCATTGATCTACCGGGTGAAAAGCCGGGTTTACTGCCGACATCAGATTTTTATACCAAAAGATACGGTAACGATAAATGGCGTTCAAGTTTCAATATCTCCTTATCGATCGGACAAGGGGAAATGGGAATAACACCGTTGCAAATGGCCAACATTATGGCTATCGTTGCCAACAAAGGCTTTTATTACAGACCCCATTTGATTAAAGGTATTGGTGCACAGAAAATTGCCAAGAAGGAATTTACCGAAAAAGTCAGTGCCGGAGTGGATGAGCGGTACTATCCGGTTGTTATCCAAGGGATGAGTGATGCTGTTAATACACCCGAAGGTACCGCTTGGGCCAATCGTATCCCGGGCATCGAAATGTGCGGAAAAACAGGTACAGCGCAAAACCCACATGGTGAAAACCATGCCGTTTTCTTTGCTTTTGCCCCACGAGAAAACCCTAAAATTGCTATTGCTGTCTTTGTTGAAAACGCGGGTTACGGTGGAACCTGGGCAGGACCTATCGCAAGTATGATGGTTGAGAAATACCTCAAAGACACGATAACTGCGCCAAAATATATTCAGGACCGCATTTATAAAGCAAATTTTCTTCCTGCACCCAAAAAAGTTGTGGATCCAAAGACTAAAGATGTAAAAAAGACAGACTCAGTCAAATCGAAAACTGACACGTTAAAATCAAAACGCCAGCTGGCAGCTTTAACAAAACCAAAGGAAACAATTGTTCACCATAGCGAGATAAAGAGAAGATATGAATAA
- a CDS encoding rod shape-determining protein MreD has product MARILIFNIIRFIVLIGMQVFLFQNIGYYNLVAAFPYILFIFLLPTGTPNFLVYLIAFLTGLTVESFYDTLGVNTAACVALAAFRIFFMKITLEVEERESFFTPMLGFMNIRWFFSYIFFGTLIHHTFLYLLESFSFQHIQYTLLSIVLSCIFTVIIMLLFSILFYKKKDRL; this is encoded by the coding sequence ATGGCTAGGATTTTAATATTTAATATTATTCGATTTATCGTTTTGATAGGGATGCAAGTTTTCCTATTTCAAAATATCGGTTATTACAATCTGGTCGCTGCATTTCCTTATATCTTATTTATTTTTTTACTTCCTACAGGAACACCTAATTTCCTGGTGTATTTGATCGCATTTCTCACGGGACTTACCGTAGAGTCGTTTTATGATACCCTTGGGGTCAATACCGCAGCCTGTGTTGCACTGGCAGCCTTCCGTATTTTCTTCATGAAAATTACGCTTGAAGTTGAAGAACGCGAATCTTTCTTTACCCCGATGTTGGGCTTCATGAATATTCGCTGGTTCTTTTCCTACATCTTTTTCGGAACATTGATTCATCATACATTTTTGTATCTCTTGGAATCTTTTTCCTTCCAGCACATCCAATACACCTTATTGAGTATCGTTTTAAGTTGTATATTTACAGTAATTATCATGCTATTATTTAGCATATTATTCTACAAAAAGAAAGATCGGTTGTAG
- the mreC gene encoding rod shape-determining protein MreC, with protein MRNLWLFLRRYNAFFWFILFFGFSLFLVITNNSFQRNSVLNSSNSVIGGLYAKVNSWKSYLHLGETNDALAKENAQLRKDLQAYRSTDSIKIGPVPAIDSSEFGRYEFIIANVINNSIHQKANTITLDKGSKDGIERGMGVIAPNGVVGIVLNVSQNFSTVQSLLHPDTRISVTLGHTEVFGSLVWGNSMDYRAAMVKEIPNHIKVNKGDKVYTSGYSGHFPKGIFVGTVIQTGISSGDAFLDLRLLLSTNFSNLQHVYVVKDLLNKELKTLEESTKDNG; from the coding sequence ATGAGAAACCTTTGGTTATTCCTGAGACGATATAATGCATTCTTCTGGTTTATCCTATTTTTTGGATTCTCGTTATTTTTGGTGATCACCAACAATTCTTTCCAACGTAATTCTGTTTTAAATTCTTCAAATAGTGTCATCGGAGGCCTGTATGCAAAGGTCAATTCCTGGAAAAGCTACCTGCACCTCGGGGAGACCAACGATGCACTTGCAAAGGAAAATGCACAACTGAGAAAGGACTTACAAGCCTATCGATCAACTGACAGCATCAAGATCGGTCCTGTCCCGGCAATCGATAGCAGTGAGTTTGGGCGTTACGAATTTATTATTGCAAATGTCATCAACAATAGCATTCACCAAAAGGCAAATACGATCACACTCGATAAAGGCAGTAAAGATGGTATAGAGCGAGGTATGGGTGTTATCGCTCCCAACGGAGTAGTTGGTATCGTATTGAATGTTTCCCAAAACTTCTCGACAGTGCAATCCCTATTGCATCCCGATACGCGTATATCCGTAACATTAGGCCACACCGAGGTTTTCGGCTCGTTGGTATGGGGCAATAGCATGGATTACCGCGCGGCAATGGTCAAGGAAATTCCAAACCATATCAAAGTCAACAAAGGAGATAAAGTGTACACCTCAGGATATTCAGGACATTTTCCAAAAGGAATTTTTGTTGGAACGGTCATTCAGACGGGGATCTCTTCAGGAGACGCTTTTTTGGATCTTAGACTATTGTTGAGTACCAATTTCTCCAACTTGCAACATGTCTACGTTGTAAAAGACCTGTTAAATAAAGAATTAAAGACACTAGAAGAATCGACAAAGGACAATGGCTAG
- a CDS encoding rod shape-determining protein produces MGLFNWFTQEVAIDLGTANTLIIHNDKVVVDEPSIVAFDRTTNKVIAIGRQAMQMEGKTHDNIKTVRPLRDGVIADFTAAEHLIRGMVKLVNNGKSWFFPSLRMVVCIPSGITEVEKRAVRDSAEIAGAKEVYLIHEPMAAAVGIGIDVEEPMGNMIIDIGGGTTEIAVIALSGIVCDQSIRVAGDNFDSDIVQYIRRQHNIMIGERTAEKIKIEVGAALPELQEPPADFAVQGRDLMTGVPKQITVSYTEIAHCLDKSISKIEEAILKALEITPPELSADIYQTGIYLTGGGALLRGLDRRIQAKTKLPVHIAEDPLRAVVRGTGIALKNIGRFKFLMQS; encoded by the coding sequence ATGGGCTTATTTAATTGGTTTACGCAAGAAGTTGCGATTGACTTGGGTACTGCAAATACCCTAATAATTCATAATGACAAAGTAGTAGTGGATGAACCTTCTATTGTTGCATTTGACCGCACCACAAACAAAGTGATCGCCATTGGTCGCCAGGCCATGCAAATGGAGGGTAAAACACACGATAATATAAAGACAGTACGTCCTTTACGTGATGGAGTAATCGCTGATTTTACGGCAGCTGAACACCTGATCAGAGGTATGGTCAAATTGGTAAACAATGGTAAGAGCTGGTTTTTTCCTTCCCTACGTATGGTTGTTTGTATTCCTTCCGGTATTACGGAAGTAGAGAAAAGAGCTGTACGCGATTCAGCGGAAATTGCTGGTGCGAAAGAAGTCTATTTAATTCACGAACCCATGGCTGCTGCTGTAGGAATCGGAATTGATGTGGAAGAACCAATGGGTAATATGATTATAGATATCGGTGGTGGTACCACTGAAATTGCTGTCATCGCTTTATCGGGTATTGTGTGTGACCAATCTATTCGTGTTGCAGGTGATAACTTCGACTCAGACATCGTTCAATACATCAGAAGACAACATAATATCATGATCGGTGAACGTACGGCTGAAAAAATAAAAATTGAAGTTGGTGCGGCTCTTCCTGAGTTACAGGAACCACCAGCAGATTTCGCCGTTCAAGGTCGTGATTTGATGACGGGTGTTCCTAAGCAAATTACTGTTTCTTATACCGAAATAGCGCATTGTCTGGATAAGTCCATATCAAAAATTGAGGAAGCGATCTTAAAAGCACTTGAAATCACTCCACCAGAATTATCAGCGGATATTTATCAAACAGGTATTTATCTTACCGGTGGTGGTGCATTGTTGCGTGGTTTGGACCGTCGTATACAAGCGAAAACTAAACTTCCAGTGCATATTGCTGAAGATCCATTACGTGCTGTTGTAAGAGGAACTGGTATTGCACTTAAAAATATTGGACGATTTAAATTCTTGATGCAATCATAA
- a CDS encoding NAD(P)/FAD-dependent oxidoreductase, protein MPSNSSNRKFPRVIIIGAGFGGIEVAKKLKNKEVEVLLLDRNNFHTFQPLMYQVATGTLSADSISFPVRKMFKGQDNFHFRLADVKSVDNEAKIVRTDVGDFDYDYLIVATGATTNFFGNQQITKYALPMKNIQEALNIRSYVLQNLEEAVRIENPADRKANLNFVIVGGGPTGVELSGAIAEIKNNVLEKDYPELKKSEMSVYLVEGLPKVLANLSEKSSKDSEKYLKDLGVEVLLNVQVTGYDGNSITFADGRSIETKTVIWGAGVAGQYPNGFKKEIIQRGNRIQTDDQCRVIDMPGVYAIGDVSAFITDDLPRGLPGVAPVAQQQGAYVAKHILQTMSNQPTEKFNYFDKGSMATVGRNKAVVDMGKIHFNGFFGWMTWMFVHLMSIYGFRNKLITFVNWSIKFFTKDSGVRLIFHKYDEPTPEEKQAETAH, encoded by the coding sequence ATGCCAAGCAATAGTTCAAATAGAAAATTCCCAAGAGTAATCATTATTGGTGCTGGATTTGGAGGAATTGAAGTTGCTAAAAAGCTTAAAAATAAGGAAGTTGAAGTTCTGTTGCTGGACAGAAATAACTTTCATACTTTTCAACCATTGATGTACCAAGTTGCCACGGGTACTCTTTCAGCGGACTCCATCTCCTTCCCTGTTCGCAAAATGTTCAAAGGCCAAGACAACTTTCATTTTAGACTTGCTGACGTAAAAAGTGTAGACAATGAGGCTAAGATTGTAAGAACAGATGTTGGTGATTTTGACTACGATTATTTAATTGTTGCGACAGGTGCTACCACGAACTTCTTCGGAAATCAGCAAATCACGAAATATGCTTTGCCGATGAAAAATATACAAGAAGCATTAAATATTCGAAGCTATGTTTTACAGAACCTCGAAGAAGCAGTACGAATAGAAAACCCTGCTGATCGTAAAGCTAATTTGAACTTTGTTATTGTTGGGGGTGGTCCAACAGGTGTAGAACTTTCGGGAGCAATCGCAGAAATTAAAAACAATGTTCTTGAGAAAGATTATCCAGAATTGAAAAAATCTGAGATGTCGGTTTACCTGGTTGAAGGACTTCCAAAAGTATTGGCCAACTTATCTGAAAAATCTTCTAAAGATTCAGAAAAGTACCTCAAAGATTTGGGAGTAGAAGTATTATTGAATGTTCAGGTAACTGGATATGATGGCAATTCAATTACTTTCGCCGATGGCAGAAGCATTGAAACAAAAACTGTTATCTGGGGAGCAGGTGTAGCTGGGCAGTATCCGAATGGTTTCAAAAAGGAGATTATCCAACGTGGTAACCGTATACAGACAGATGATCAATGCCGTGTTATTGATATGCCAGGGGTCTATGCTATTGGTGATGTTTCGGCATTTATCACAGATGATCTTCCTCGTGGCTTACCTGGTGTTGCACCGGTAGCGCAACAGCAGGGAGCATATGTTGCAAAACACATTCTCCAAACCATGTCCAATCAACCAACAGAGAAATTCAACTATTTTGATAAAGGATCCATGGCTACGGTAGGTCGTAACAAAGCTGTCGTCGACATGGGAAAAATCCATTTCAATGGATTCTTTGGCTGGATGACATGGATGTTTGTCCACTTGATGTCCATCTATGGATTCAGAAATAAATTGATCACATTCGTCAACTGGTCGATCAAATTTTTCACCAAAGACAGTGGTGTGCGTTTGATCTTCCACAAATATGATGAGCCAACTCCAGAGGAAAAACAAGCAGAAACTGCCCACTAA
- a CDS encoding 2Fe-2S iron-sulfur cluster-binding protein codes for MDDNLIKVTVIDRDGTENILEVPTDINLSLMEILKASDYEILATCGGMALCATCHVEVVEGLHTLPQASDQELDMLDTLPDADDQSRLACQLYLQNNNNGMKIKIKGALQ; via the coding sequence ATGGACGATAATTTAATTAAAGTCACTGTTATCGATCGGGACGGGACCGAAAATATCCTGGAAGTTCCGACCGATATCAATCTTTCACTCATGGAGATTTTAAAGGCATCCGACTACGAGATATTGGCCACTTGCGGAGGTATGGCGCTGTGCGCTACCTGCCATGTCGAAGTTGTCGAAGGACTGCATACACTTCCCCAAGCGAGTGATCAAGAACTCGACATGCTGGACACGCTTCCAGATGCCGATGATCAAAGTCGACTTGCCTGTCAGCTGTATCTACAGAATAACAACAACGGCATGAAAATCAAGATCAAAGGTGCGCTACAATAG